A single window of Danio rerio strain Tuebingen ecotype United States chromosome 15, GRCz12tu, whole genome shotgun sequence DNA harbors:
- the trim59 gene encoding tripartite motif-containing protein 59 isoform X2, producing MRGKCLYFGLTRKNCLKLVMDSLEEDLTCSVCYALFTDPRVLPCSHTFCKSCLESVLQVSVNFSIWRPLRLPLKCPNCRSVVELPTNGLDALPVNVCLRAIVEKYQRESRPRSPSCPEHPGQPLNVYCVQDRKLICGFCLTIGQHQGHKIDDLQTAYVKERTDQPTFIQSLRGERWEEMNRLAEQLQMEKTRSEALVQKDREVALVFFQGLELTLAQKKEQFMQALERANVLLNQAYEPLMEQLKGLQEEHSQLQILISSMEEDQESPLEYLEKVHQLRERINTLNCTPMPTVPSLQMSPRAERFIEKHWTDVTLRDLRDGPLPEISWHSESCSTSRAQVSDQTRCWRICVCLCVIMLLLLFCLNRGTHWLSALRQAGENALSGLSQPLRDLGALFCCVLQNTGSKLQAFISTVGEHTHQRLLRFLKELHWC from the exons ATGCGTGGGAAGTGTTTGTATTTCGGTTTGACTCG GAAGAACTGCTTGAAGTTGGTGATGGACAGTCTGGAGGAGGATCTGACGTGTTCTGTTTGCTACGCGCTCTTCACGGATCCGCGAGTGTTGCCCTGCTCACACACCTTCTGCAAGAGCTGTCTGGAAAGCGTGCTGCAGGTCTCGGTTAATTTCTCAATCTGGCGACCCCTCCGGCTGCCCCTCAAATGCCCCAACTGCCGCAGCGTAGTAGAGCTGCCCACAAACGGCCTGGACGCGCTTCCGGTTAACGTGTGTCTGCGTGCAATCGTAGAAAAATACCAACGTGAGAGTCGCCCCCGTTCTCCATCCTGCCCTGAGCATCCTGGCCAGCCTCTCAATGTGTACTGCGTGCAGGACCGCAAGCTGATCTGCGGCTTCTGTCTGACCATCGGGCAGCACCAGGGACATAAAATCGATGATCTGCAGACGGCGTATGTAAAGGAGCGCACCGACCAGCCCACATTCATCCAGAGCCTAAGAGGCGAGCGCTGGGAGGAGATGAACCGTCTGGCCGAACAGCTTCAGATGGAGAAAACCCGCAGTGAAGCGCTGGTGCAGAAAGATCGAGAGGTGGCGCTGGTTTTCTTCCAGGGGCTCGAGCTCACCTTGGCCCAGAAGAAGGAGCAGTTCATGCAG GCGCTGGAGCGGGCGAATGTGCTTCTCAATCAGGCCTACGAGCCGCTGATGGAGCAGCTGAAAGGTCTGCAGGAGGAGCACAGCCAGCTGCAGATCCTGATCTCCAGCATGGAGGAGGACCAGGAGAGTCCGCTGGAGTACCTGGAGAAGGTGCATCAGCTGAGGGAGCGAATAAACACTCTGAACTGCACACCGATGCCTACTGTACCCAGCCTTCAGATGAGCCCACGAGCCGAGAGATTCATTGAAAAACACTGGACCGATGTGACCCTCAGAGATCTGAGAGACGGGCCACTTCCAGAGATCTCCTGGCACTCAGAGAGCTGCTCAACCAGCAGAGCACAGGTCTCAGATCAGACTCGCTGCTGGaggatctgtgtgtgtttatgtgtgatcatgctgctgctgctgttctgTCTCAATAGAGGAACACACTGGCTTTCTGCTCTCCGTCAGGCTGGAGAAAACGCTCTGAGTGGACTGAGTCAGCCACTGCGTGATCTAGGCGCGCTCTTCTGTTGTGTGCTGCAGAACACTGGCAGTAAATTACAGGCATTCATCTCTACTGTAGGAGAACACACACATCAGCGGCTGCTCCGCTTCTTAAAAGAATTACACTGGTGTTAA
- the trim59 gene encoding tripartite motif-containing protein 59 isoform X1: MSSDYHILQAVKRLNNCCWRKNCLKLVMDSLEEDLTCSVCYALFTDPRVLPCSHTFCKSCLESVLQVSVNFSIWRPLRLPLKCPNCRSVVELPTNGLDALPVNVCLRAIVEKYQRESRPRSPSCPEHPGQPLNVYCVQDRKLICGFCLTIGQHQGHKIDDLQTAYVKERTDQPTFIQSLRGERWEEMNRLAEQLQMEKTRSEALVQKDREVALVFFQGLELTLAQKKEQFMQALERANVLLNQAYEPLMEQLKGLQEEHSQLQILISSMEEDQESPLEYLEKVHQLRERINTLNCTPMPTVPSLQMSPRAERFIEKHWTDVTLRDLRDGPLPEISWHSESCSTSRAQVSDQTRCWRICVCLCVIMLLLLFCLNRGTHWLSALRQAGENALSGLSQPLRDLGALFCCVLQNTGSKLQAFISTVGEHTHQRLLRFLKELHWC, translated from the exons ATGTCCTCTGATTATCATATTTTACAGGCAGTGAAGCGGCTCAACAACTGTTGCTGGAG GAAGAACTGCTTGAAGTTGGTGATGGACAGTCTGGAGGAGGATCTGACGTGTTCTGTTTGCTACGCGCTCTTCACGGATCCGCGAGTGTTGCCCTGCTCACACACCTTCTGCAAGAGCTGTCTGGAAAGCGTGCTGCAGGTCTCGGTTAATTTCTCAATCTGGCGACCCCTCCGGCTGCCCCTCAAATGCCCCAACTGCCGCAGCGTAGTAGAGCTGCCCACAAACGGCCTGGACGCGCTTCCGGTTAACGTGTGTCTGCGTGCAATCGTAGAAAAATACCAACGTGAGAGTCGCCCCCGTTCTCCATCCTGCCCTGAGCATCCTGGCCAGCCTCTCAATGTGTACTGCGTGCAGGACCGCAAGCTGATCTGCGGCTTCTGTCTGACCATCGGGCAGCACCAGGGACATAAAATCGATGATCTGCAGACGGCGTATGTAAAGGAGCGCACCGACCAGCCCACATTCATCCAGAGCCTAAGAGGCGAGCGCTGGGAGGAGATGAACCGTCTGGCCGAACAGCTTCAGATGGAGAAAACCCGCAGTGAAGCGCTGGTGCAGAAAGATCGAGAGGTGGCGCTGGTTTTCTTCCAGGGGCTCGAGCTCACCTTGGCCCAGAAGAAGGAGCAGTTCATGCAG GCGCTGGAGCGGGCGAATGTGCTTCTCAATCAGGCCTACGAGCCGCTGATGGAGCAGCTGAAAGGTCTGCAGGAGGAGCACAGCCAGCTGCAGATCCTGATCTCCAGCATGGAGGAGGACCAGGAGAGTCCGCTGGAGTACCTGGAGAAGGTGCATCAGCTGAGGGAGCGAATAAACACTCTGAACTGCACACCGATGCCTACTGTACCCAGCCTTCAGATGAGCCCACGAGCCGAGAGATTCATTGAAAAACACTGGACCGATGTGACCCTCAGAGATCTGAGAGACGGGCCACTTCCAGAGATCTCCTGGCACTCAGAGAGCTGCTCAACCAGCAGAGCACAGGTCTCAGATCAGACTCGCTGCTGGaggatctgtgtgtgtttatgtgtgatcatgctgctgctgctgttctgTCTCAATAGAGGAACACACTGGCTTTCTGCTCTCCGTCAGGCTGGAGAAAACGCTCTGAGTGGACTGAGTCAGCCACTGCGTGATCTAGGCGCGCTCTTCTGTTGTGTGCTGCAGAACACTGGCAGTAAATTACAGGCATTCATCTCTACTGTAGGAGAACACACACATCAGCGGCTGCTCCGCTTCTTAAAAGAATTACACTGGTGTTAA
- the trim59 gene encoding tripartite motif-containing protein 59 isoform X3 translates to MDSLEEDLTCSVCYALFTDPRVLPCSHTFCKSCLESVLQVSVNFSIWRPLRLPLKCPNCRSVVELPTNGLDALPVNVCLRAIVEKYQRESRPRSPSCPEHPGQPLNVYCVQDRKLICGFCLTIGQHQGHKIDDLQTAYVKERTDQPTFIQSLRGERWEEMNRLAEQLQMEKTRSEALVQKDREVALVFFQGLELTLAQKKEQFMQALERANVLLNQAYEPLMEQLKGLQEEHSQLQILISSMEEDQESPLEYLEKVHQLRERINTLNCTPMPTVPSLQMSPRAERFIEKHWTDVTLRDLRDGPLPEISWHSESCSTSRAQVSDQTRCWRICVCLCVIMLLLLFCLNRGTHWLSALRQAGENALSGLSQPLRDLGALFCCVLQNTGSKLQAFISTVGEHTHQRLLRFLKELHWC, encoded by the exons ATGGACAGTCTGGAGGAGGATCTGACGTGTTCTGTTTGCTACGCGCTCTTCACGGATCCGCGAGTGTTGCCCTGCTCACACACCTTCTGCAAGAGCTGTCTGGAAAGCGTGCTGCAGGTCTCGGTTAATTTCTCAATCTGGCGACCCCTCCGGCTGCCCCTCAAATGCCCCAACTGCCGCAGCGTAGTAGAGCTGCCCACAAACGGCCTGGACGCGCTTCCGGTTAACGTGTGTCTGCGTGCAATCGTAGAAAAATACCAACGTGAGAGTCGCCCCCGTTCTCCATCCTGCCCTGAGCATCCTGGCCAGCCTCTCAATGTGTACTGCGTGCAGGACCGCAAGCTGATCTGCGGCTTCTGTCTGACCATCGGGCAGCACCAGGGACATAAAATCGATGATCTGCAGACGGCGTATGTAAAGGAGCGCACCGACCAGCCCACATTCATCCAGAGCCTAAGAGGCGAGCGCTGGGAGGAGATGAACCGTCTGGCCGAACAGCTTCAGATGGAGAAAACCCGCAGTGAAGCGCTGGTGCAGAAAGATCGAGAGGTGGCGCTGGTTTTCTTCCAGGGGCTCGAGCTCACCTTGGCCCAGAAGAAGGAGCAGTTCATGCAG GCGCTGGAGCGGGCGAATGTGCTTCTCAATCAGGCCTACGAGCCGCTGATGGAGCAGCTGAAAGGTCTGCAGGAGGAGCACAGCCAGCTGCAGATCCTGATCTCCAGCATGGAGGAGGACCAGGAGAGTCCGCTGGAGTACCTGGAGAAGGTGCATCAGCTGAGGGAGCGAATAAACACTCTGAACTGCACACCGATGCCTACTGTACCCAGCCTTCAGATGAGCCCACGAGCCGAGAGATTCATTGAAAAACACTGGACCGATGTGACCCTCAGAGATCTGAGAGACGGGCCACTTCCAGAGATCTCCTGGCACTCAGAGAGCTGCTCAACCAGCAGAGCACAGGTCTCAGATCAGACTCGCTGCTGGaggatctgtgtgtgtttatgtgtgatcatgctgctgctgctgttctgTCTCAATAGAGGAACACACTGGCTTTCTGCTCTCCGTCAGGCTGGAGAAAACGCTCTGAGTGGACTGAGTCAGCCACTGCGTGATCTAGGCGCGCTCTTCTGTTGTGTGCTGCAGAACACTGGCAGTAAATTACAGGCATTCATCTCTACTGTAGGAGAACACACACATCAGCGGCTGCTCCGCTTCTTAAAAGAATTACACTGGTGTTAA
- the nnr gene encoding nanor (The RefSeq protein has 1 substitution compared to this genomic sequence), producing the protein MDSDSASSVYSGSQSSVEVKDLSPPFYQFKASMPVDEGEDAPDEANIKVSQRCSCGNCRLTPEENVCCRDIPQVKHKCGQVNVCCITNHPGFELVTLNPDVLQVSYCRYQDVYGKTLPDLNSRNRHLACLNFIFLCWSDVGQQTRAVIPSCVAGRMRQKLPEGNENYNGLFPRPL; encoded by the exons ATGGACAGCGATTCAGCAAGCAGCGTTTACAGCGGATCTCAGAGCTCTGTGGAGGTGAAGGATCTCTCTCCTCCATTTTATCAGTTTAAAGCTTTCATGCCTGTGGATGAAGGTGAAGATGCTCCAGACGAGGCCAATATTAAAGTCTCACAAAG GTGCTCTTGTGGAAACTGCAGACTCACTCCAGAGGAAAACGTTTGTTGTAGAGACATACCACAG GTGAAGCACAAATGTGGCCAGGTTAACGTATGTTGCATAACAAACCACCCGGGGTTTGAGCTTGTCACTCTGAACCCAGACGTCCTGCAGGTGTCTTATTGCAGATATCAGGATGTTTATGGGAAGACACTCCCAGATCTCAACAG CCGTAACAGACACCTGGCATGTTTAAATTTCATCTTCTTGTGCTGGAGCGATGTGGGGCAACAGACCAGAGCGGTGATTCCCTCATGTGTTGCTGGAAGAATGAGACAGAAACTCCCAGAAGGAAACGAAAACTACAATGGTTTATTTCCCCGTCCACTTTAG